The proteins below are encoded in one region of Takifugu rubripes chromosome 1, fTakRub1.2, whole genome shotgun sequence:
- the LOC101061768 gene encoding melanoregulin-like, with amino-acid sequence MGARLTRFCQNYLRYSRGEKDAFSRVPSRQHEVAPNDSSDSDTNGESFLGPQRSAGPRVLQDKGMLERPTREGLDRELQTFISMRDQTDQATEEWEKLNYDIHTLRYARREVRSRWKKILLQLGYQCEVDALLCVSSQSQFSHEEEHLTKAAELLEQLLDHTSLFPAETGHQSRYLCVMERLVSLDSAEEFVRLAQKKYPKKG; translated from the exons ATGGGGGCCAGATTAACCAGGTTCTGTCAGAATTATCTGAGAtacagcagaggagagaaggacGCCTTCTCACG CGTTCCGTCCAGACAACATGAGGTGGCACCGAACGATTCCAGTGACAGTGACACAAATGGCGAGAGCTTTCTGGGACCACAGAGGTCTGCAGGTCCGAGGGTCCTGCAGGACAAGGGCATGTTGGAACGTCCCACAAGAGAGGGActggacagggagctgcagACTTTCATCAGCATGAGAGACCAAACGGACCAGGCTACAGAG GAGTGGGAGAAGCTCAACTACGACATACACACGCTGCGCTATGCTCGGAGAGAAGTGCGCTCTCGATGGAAGAAGATCCTGCTCCAGCTGG GTTACCAGTGCGAGGTGGAcgctctgctgtgtgtgagcagccAGAGCCAGTTTAGCCACGAGGAGGAACATCTGACCAAAGCAGCAgaactgctggagcagctgctggaccacACGTCCCTGTTCCCAGCAGAAACTGGTCACCAGAGCCGATACCTCTGTGtcatg GAACGACTGGTGTCGCTGGACAGTGCTGAAGAGTTTGTCAGGCTCGCTCAAAAAAAATATCCCAAGAAAGGATAA